A portion of the Podospora pseudoanserina strain CBS 124.78 chromosome 2, whole genome shotgun sequence genome contains these proteins:
- a CDS encoding hypothetical protein (COG:S; EggNog:ENOG503P20M), translated as MSLQYLPAVKPSAIALGTVFNHTFELGVLSPLFGKTWQKAKSANTKEEFLKSREASSAAAAWGSALVGSALQSYGVGALINATGTLSYKGAAYLGALIFAATSAPGFISQLVVEHRAFDQVGLNVLAKLFETVGLSVFLSWWGTRTIPFGSGGTPLSRNSFRAE; from the exons ATGTCTCTTCAGT ACCTCCCCGCTGTTAAGCCTTCCGCCATCGCCCTCGGCACCGTCTTCAACCACACCTTCGAGCTCGGcgtcctctcccccctcttcggCAAGACCTGGCAAAAGGCCAAGTctgccaacaccaaggaggagttcCTCAAGTCTCGGGAAGCCTCttctgctgccgccgcctggGGTTCCGCCCTCGTCGGCTCTGCCCTCCAGTCCTATGGTGTCGGTGCTCTGATCAACGCCACAGGCACTCTCTCCTACAAGGGCGCCGCCTACCTCGGTGCTCTCATCTTCGCCGCCACCAGCGCCCCCGGCTTCATCTCCCAGCTTGTCGTCGAGCACCGCGCCTTTGACCAGGTTGGCCTCAATGTGCTCGCTAAGCTCTTCGAGACTGTCGGTCTTTCCGTCTTCCTTTCTTGGTGGGGCACCCGCACTATCCCCTTCGGCTCCGGTGGTACCCCATTGAGCCGTAACTCTTTCCGGGCGGAGTAa
- the NEM1 gene encoding Nuclear envelope morphology protein 1 (BUSCO:EOG09263F3I; EggNog:ENOG503NV8A; COG:K) translates to MNSLNIISSRVSPPPSPGPTRSNSLSTIGLALSSDEASKLRDSQTENALADLGEKQNLTAEPEEFPVENPGSLEEREDLYAIDEKTPFIPPKHETPKVISPRGSPWVFYPKRIANAFVNSLRWILHTLTAPGVYLIACLYSESGDFAPLQQLKKLFGLYGGDAKALAMDYHENIEKSSGSRTSRGGSRAGRIPRSSSSSSSGLSSESESDPERKRQGGSRRDSVSRKHHLRSKSLQDTEEIAPARRSIRIKLHAEESLRQRKHRKGQSASSVARAGSAPGGGDGSGDISAHLKSPTSPVAALTKYPKTPGPPRPLIPRRQPSYINTGDVIPGGTEHQKTLILDLDETLIHSMSKGGRMSSGHMVEVRLNTTYVGVGGQNSIGPQHPILYYVHKRPHCDEFLRRVSKWYNLVVFTASVQEYADPVIDWLEADRKYFSARYYRQHCTFRHGAFIKDLSSVEPDLSRVMILDNSPLSYMFHQDNAIPIQGWISDPTDSDLMYLIPFLEGMQYVSDVRALLALRGGEDGQHMA, encoded by the exons ATGAActctctcaacatcatctcgTCACGAgtctctccaccaccgagtCCTGGTCCGACGAGATCCAACTCCCTGAGTACGATAGGTCTGGCGTTGAGCTCGGACGAAGCCTCGAAATTACGGGACAGCCAGACCGAGAACGCGCTGGCCGATCTCGGCGAGAAGCAGAACTTGACGGCCGAGCCCGAAGAATTCCCAGTAGAAAACCCAGGATCTCTCGAAGAGCGCGAAGACCTCTATGCGATCGACGAAAAGACGCCCTTTATACCACCCAAACACGAAACCCCCAAGGTGATAAGCCCGAGAGGCTCGCCCTGGGTTTTCTATCCAAAGCGCATTGCCAACGCCTTTGTGAACTCGCTACGATGGATACTTCACACCCTCACCGCACCTGGCGTGTACCTGATCGCCTGTCTTTATAGCGAAAGCGGTGACTTTGCGCCTTTACAACAACTAAAGAAACTCTTTGGGCTTTACGGTGGAGATGCAAAGGCGCTAGCGATGGATTATCACGAGAATATTGAAAAGAGCAGCGGCAGTAGGACAAGTCGAGGTGGAAGCAGGGCAGGGCGTATACCGCGGTCGAGTAGTTCGTCATCTTCAGGTTTATCTTCTGAGTCCGAGTCGGACCCAGAGCGTAAAAGGCAGGGCGGCAGTCGGCGGGACAGTGTGAGTAGAAAACACCACCTGCGCTCGAAATCACTGCAAGACACCGAAGAGATCGCCCCGGCCCGACGGTCTATCCGAATCAAGCTCCACGCCGAGGAGTCCCTCCGACAGCGCAAGCACCGCAAAGGACAATCCGCCAGCAGCGTCGCACGCGCAGGTTCAGCGCCCGGAGGCGGTGACGGATCTGGAGATATCTCGGCGCACCTCAAGTCCCCCACCTCGCCTGTGGCTGCCCTCACCAAGTACCCGAAGACCCCCggccctccccgtcccctgATCCCCCGCCGGCAACCATCCTATATCAACACCGGCGACGTCATCCCCGGCGGCACCGAACACCAAAAgaccctcatcctcgacctcgacgaaACTCTGATTCATTCCATGTCCAAAGGCGGGCGCATGTCGTCTGGTCACATGGTCGAAGTCCGGCTCAACACTACGTATGTCGGAGTCGGCGGCCAAAACTCGATTGGTCCCCAGCACCCGATTCTGTATTATGTCCACAAGCGCCCCCACTGCGACGAGTTCTTGAGGAGAGTGAGCAAGTGGTATAACCTGGTTGTGTTTACCGCTTCGGTTCAAGAATATGCCGACCCAGTGATTGACTGGCTGGAGGCGGACAGGAAGTATTTCAGCGCGAGGTACTACCGGCAGCACTGCACGTTTAGGCATGGGGCGTTTATCAAGGATCTGAGCAGTGTTGAGCCGGATTTGAGCCGGGTGATGATTTTGGACAACAGTCCGTTGAGTTATATGTTTCATCAGG ACAACGCAATCCCGATACAAGGCTGGATCAGCGACCCGACGGATTCCGACCTGATGTATTTGATACCATTTCTGGAGGGGATGCAATACGTGAGCGACGTGAGGGCGTTGCTGGCgctgagagggggagaggatgggcaGCATATGGCTTGA
- the QCR8 gene encoding Cytochrome b-c1 complex subunit 8, mitochondrial (COG:C; EggNog:ENOG503P5D2; BUSCO:EOG09265GSM) encodes MQPTQVRLGGGSNAPIGRHNNFLGNWGNFGGMKQKGIVSYGIAPNRQKPLAGAFHDAIFNTWRRFSTQVVYWAPPMIAGYYIMNWAIERNEYLNSKAGRAEFASEEE; translated from the exons ATGCAGCCTACACAGGTCCGTCTCGGCGGTGGCAGCAATGCCCCCATCGGCCGCCACAACAA CTTCCTCGGTAACTGGGGTAACTTTG GTGGCATGAAGCAGAAGGGCATTGTCTCTTACGGTATCGCCCCTAACCGCCAAAAGCCCCTCGCCGGTGCTTTCCACgacgccatcttcaacacctGGAGACGGTTCAGCACCCAGGTCGTCTACTGGGCCCCTCCTATGATTGCCGGATACTACATCATGAACTGGGCTATCGAGCG GAATGAGTACCTCAACTCGAAGGCTGGCCGTGCTGAGTTCGCCTCTGAGGAGGAGTAA
- the PHB1 gene encoding Prohibitin-1, subunit of the prohibitin complex (Phb1p-Phb2p) (COG:O; EggNog:ENOG503NW8M) encodes MAARGLGFIYAAALPAVVGASFLQSALYDVKGGTRAVIFDRMSGVKEQVVSEGTHFLIPWLQKAIIFDVRTKPRIIGTTTGSKDLQMVSLTLRVLHRPDVQALPKIYQQLGQDYDERVLPSIGNEVLKSIVAQFDAAELITQREAVSNRIRTDLMKRAREFNIALEDVSITHMTFGKEFTKAVEQKQIAQQDAERARFIVERAEQERQANVIRAEGEAESAEAISKAIAKAGDGLIQVRKIEASREIAQTLASNPNVAYLPGGGKGTNLLMNVGRA; translated from the exons ATGGCCGCCAGAGGTCTCGGTTTCATTTATGCGGCTGCGCTCCCCGCAGTGGTCGGCGCAAGCTTTCTCCAGTCGGCCCTCTACGATGTCAAGGGCGGTACCAGAGCTGTTATTTTCGACAGGATGTCCGGTGTAAAGGAGCAGGTCGTTAGCGAAGGCACACATTTCCTCATTCCCTGGCTGCAAAAGGCTATCATCTTCGATGTACGGACAAAGCCTCGCATcatcggcaccaccaccggctccAAGGATTTGCAAATGGTCAGCTTGACGCTCAGAGTACTCCACAGGCCCGATGTTCAGGCTCTCCCCAAGATCTACCAG CAACTCGGCCAAGATTACGATGAGCGTGTGCTCCCCTCCATCGGTAACGAAGTCCTCAAGTCTATCGTTGCCCAGTTCGATGCCGCCGAGCTCATCACCCAGCGTGAGGCTGTCTCCAACCGGATCCGGACCGACCTTATGAAGCGTGCCCGCGAGTTCAACATTGCTCTCGAGGATGTGTCCATCACTCACATGACGTTCGGCAAGGAGTTCACCAAGGCCGTCGAGCAGAAGCAGATTGCGCAGCAGGATGCCGAGAGGGCGCGCTTCATCGTTGAGCGGGCCGAGCAGGAGCGCCAGGCCAATGTTATTCGTGCCGAGGGTGAAGCCGAGAGTGCTGAGGCTATCAGCAAGGCGATTGCCAAGGCCGGCGATGGTCTTATCCAAGTGCGCAAAATCGAGGCCAGCAGAGAGATTGCGCAGACACTGGCTTCCAACCCCAATGTGGCCTATCTTCCAGGCGGTGGCAAGGGCACGAACCTGTTGATGAACGTTGGGCGGGCGTAG